From the Paenibacillus sp. R14(2021) genome, the window CATGTCGGGCTCGGCCAAACACGCGTATCATATGGCAGGCGGACTTCACCATGCTTTTCCGGACCGCGCATCGGGCTTCTGCGTCTATAACGATGCGGCAGTCGCCATTGCGCATATCCGCAAGCAGTACGGCGCCCGCGTGCTCTACATCGATACGGACGTTCATCATGGCGACGGCGTGCAGTGGGTTTTCTACGCCGATCCCGACGTTTGCACATATTCCATCCATGAAACGGGCAAGTTTCTGTTTCCCGGAACCGGCTTTATTTCGGAGCGCGGTATGGACGCTGGCTTCGGAATGAGCGTCAATGTTCCGATGGAGCCGTATACGGAGGACGAATCGTGGCTTGACAGCTTTCGCTTAACCTTGGAGAAGACAGCGGCCATGTTCAAGCCGGACGTCATCATCAGTCAGCATGGCTGCGATGCGCATGCCTTCGATCCGCTGTCGCATATTCAGTGCAGCATGCGCATCTACCAAGCGATGCCGTCCATTATCCATCAGCTTGCGCATACGTACACAGACGGACGCTGGATTGCCGTCGGCGGCGGCGGCTACGACATATGGCGCGTCGTACCGCGCGCTTGGGCGCTCGTGTGGCTCGAGATGTCCGATCACCCCATTTCCGCCCGCCTGAACGCAGAAGGGGGCGGCAATGCACCTCTGCCGCATGCTTGGCGGGAGCGCTGGTCGGACATGAGCACAGAGCCCCTGCCCGACCAATGGCTCGATGATTTGAGCACTTGGCAGCCTATGCCTCGCAGAGCGCAAATTGTACAGCGCAACCGCGAGATCACGGCTCAAGTGCTGGAACAGATCTAAAAACCAAAAAGGCATCCCCCGCAATTTCTTCATAGAAGAATGAACGGGGGATGCCTTTATTGAATGGCGTCAAAGCTACTTAAATTACGAACTTAGATATGCTGAAGCATTTCGTCAATGATCGCATGGGAGTTCACGGACGCTTGAATCGTAAATTCCGTAAAGTTCACATCCGCCGAACCGTCAGCCTTGTCCGACATCGAGCGGATGACGACGAACGGAATATCGTTCATGACACACACTTGGGCAAGCGAAGCGCCTTCCATCTCCGTACATGCGCCGCCGAGATCGTCGTAAAGCGCGAGTACCGCATCTCGAGATGCGATGAACTGATCGCCGGAGAGCACTTTGCCTTGCATGCAGCGGCCTGGGAATAGACGCTCGCAGGCTTGGCTTGCCAAGGCTACGAGATCCGGAGCTGCCTGAAACTCCCAGGTGTCCTGGAACGGAATCTGCCCGCGCGCAAATCCAAGCGGCGTGCAGTCCATGTCATGCTGCAAGCAGGTTGTCGACACCACAAGATCGCCGATGTTCAGGCTTGGATCAACCGCGCCGGCGACACCTGTGAATAACACGCAGTCCACGCCTGCATCGATGAGCAATTGCGTGCACACCGCTGCATTCACTTTGCCGACACCGGATTTGCAGAACACGACTTGACGCCCGTGAAGCATGCCTTCTACATATTCAATGCCTGCCTTCACGAAAGAACCTGTCTTCTCGACATGCTTATGAAGCAGCTCAATCTCTTCAACCATGGCACCGATAATGCCGATTTTGGTGTACGAAGCTGTCATCTATAAACTCCCTACTGACTGACGGGTCACAATTTCATGCGGTAGAATAACTTTGGCGTTCTCGACCGATTCCTTCTTCATCAGCTTCGTCAGCAGACGCATCGACACAGCTCCGATGTCGTACATCGGCTGCGCGACGGCCGTCAGCTGCGGTCTGACCATGGAGGCCATCCGGCTGTTGTCCACGCTGATGACGGAGATGTTATCCGGCACTTTCAAGCCGGCATCTTGAATGCAGTGAATGGCGCCGATCGCCATCTCGTCCGTAGCCGAAAAAACAGCCGTTGGACGGCTAGGCAGCTCCAGGAAATATTTCATCGCGTCCACGCCGGATTCATAGCGGTAATTGCCGATTCGAACCAGGTTCTCGTCATACGGTAAACCAGCTGATTCCAGCGCACGCTTGTAGCCTTGAAAACGGGCATAACCATTTGCAGGATCCTGCAGCGTGCCGCCGATCATCGCGATCGAACGATGACCTTGTTTAATCAATGTTTGGACAGCGTCGAACGCCGCACTTTCGTGATCGATATCGACGGAAGGAATGGTGCCATGCTCGTCCGTCGTCGCACAGAGGACGATCGGCACGTTGGCGGTTTTGAACGCTTGCAAATGCTCCTCCGTT encodes:
- a CDS encoding acetoin utilization protein AcuC, translated to MAANAVFIHHPAAERYELASEHPFNPIRLTAARHLLETAGALEPSSIVMPAPAGDELLQLVHRADYVQAVNRLSTSQPLAEAAAQAERYGLGTEDTPYFAGMNEAAAAIVGGSVHAADLVMSGSAKHAYHMAGGLHHAFPDRASGFCVYNDAAVAIAHIRKQYGARVLYIDTDVHHGDGVQWVFYADPDVCTYSIHETGKFLFPGTGFISERGMDAGFGMSVNVPMEPYTEDESWLDSFRLTLEKTAAMFKPDVIISQHGCDAHAFDPLSHIQCSMRIYQAMPSIIHQLAHTYTDGRWIAVGGGGYDIWRVVPRAWALVWLEMSDHPISARLNAEGGGNAPLPHAWRERWSDMSTEPLPDQWLDDLSTWQPMPRRAQIVQRNREITAQVLEQI
- a CDS encoding 5'-methylthioadenosine/adenosylhomocysteine nucleosidase; its protein translation is MTASYTKIGIIGAMVEEIELLHKHVEKTGSFVKAGIEYVEGMLHGRQVVFCKSGVGKVNAAVCTQLLIDAGVDCVLFTGVAGAVDPSLNIGDLVVSTTCLQHDMDCTPLGFARGQIPFQDTWEFQAAPDLVALASQACERLFPGRCMQGKVLSGDQFIASRDAVLALYDDLGGACTEMEGASLAQVCVMNDIPFVVIRSMSDKADGSADVNFTEFTIQASVNSHAIIDEMLQHI
- the ccpA gene encoding catabolite control protein A; its protein translation is MTVTIYDVAREAGVSMATVSRVVNNNPNVKPQTRKKVFEAIERLGYRPNAVARGLASKKTTTVGVVIPDISNAIFAEVARGIEDIANMYHYNIILCNADKKKDKEIRVINTLLEKQVDGLLFMGGAVTEEHLQAFKTANVPIVLCATTDEHGTIPSVDIDHESAAFDAVQTLIKQGHRSIAMIGGTLQDPANGYARFQGYKRALESAGLPYDENLVRIGNYRYESGVDAMKYFLELPSRPTAVFSATDEMAIGAIHCIQDAGLKVPDNISVISVDNSRMASMVRPQLTAVAQPMYDIGAVSMRLLTKLMKKESVENAKVILPHEIVTRQSVGSL